A stretch of the uncultured Desulfobacter sp. genome encodes the following:
- a CDS encoding chemotaxis protein CheB, translating to MAVSEHSYEAIVVGVSAGGLDALAQILPKFDHNMTLPVMIVQHQSYDSDDFLVRYFDRLCRHSVREVEDKMPVESGTIYFAPANYHLLVEPDKTLSLSIEARVNYSRPSIDVLFESAADTYTDRLVGIILTGANPDGTNGAARIKQLGGLIIVQDPETAEAKAMPMAVIKHVQVDHILPLNRIGNFVNSLN from the coding sequence ATGGCAGTATCGGAGCATTCATATGAAGCGATTGTGGTTGGCGTCTCAGCCGGGGGACTGGACGCACTTGCTCAGATTCTGCCTAAGTTTGACCATAACATGACGCTTCCTGTCATGATTGTGCAGCACCAAAGTTATGATTCTGATGATTTCCTGGTCAGATACTTTGACCGTTTGTGCCGGCATTCAGTCAGAGAGGTCGAAGATAAAATGCCGGTGGAATCCGGCACAATTTATTTTGCACCGGCCAACTACCATCTATTGGTGGAACCCGATAAAACCCTTTCCCTATCAATAGAAGCCCGGGTGAATTACTCACGCCCTTCTATTGATGTTTTGTTTGAATCGGCAGCTGATACTTACACGGACAGGCTGGTCGGCATCATCCTGACCGGGGCTAACCCGGACGGAACAAATGGGGCAGCCAGGATTAAACAACTGGGGGGACTGATTATCGTCCAGGATCCTGAGACCGCCGAAGCTAAAGCCATGCCGATGGCCGTGATCAAGCATGTCCAGGTAGACCATATCCTTCCTTTGAATAGGATAGGAAATTTTGTTAACAGTTTGAATTAA
- a CDS encoding response regulator, with protein sequence MLKFSDINIGPKLVFLFIVTGIIPLCIAGFFGSRMAIDALMDKSFNQLITVQELRRSELQNTFKDQYTSIRMIAQNPQTIKFINDLISGQGKFSGGPLVDSEQQTNSYIQYFKEYSKMSGYKDLIVVDAQSENVLLSTEGKTHRTANLLSGEFKQSGLVKVFQKVVESEKGGVEDFASYEPSGGIQSAFYGEPVFDSQKKLIAVIIVQLPPSFLTNIIESRKGMGQTGESYIVGWSKRNQQFELRTDLRTMGDGKYVTGVVLDRLNYWEDAVKYGVKGNHGTYIDSAGKKVLVAYNLLDVNGVEWYLISKIDKFEVESPVRAIIIKGLGISSVLIILIGVAAFIMAKKFTRPIIEDMEFAQAISEGNFEKKIELDQKDELGQLADALNRMAKELYEIDWMKNGKEGLHDALRGEHDDQSLAQQFISSIVKHLNAQIGAVYQCNGNDLKLIGSYAFTDRKGNFNHIKIGEGMVGQAAAEREMINFTDVEDDAPKINYGAGERPALNYLIVPLLYQEALLGVFLVGAVNRFTPLQLDFIKQNTDNTAIRMNTVRSQQTIKELYEQAQEQQAELELKNKTLEAQTQKLKASEAELQAQQEELRVTNEELAEQANKLKESEAELQAQQEELRVTNEELETHAKTLEKQQEEMRLRNEDLENAQVIIKNKAKEVEIASKYKSEFLANMSHELRTPLNSILILSQVLSKNKEENLTQKQIQSASTIHSSGKDLLNLINEILDLSRIESGRVEIMTTDVEVKNIVKDLNRTFKDISEQKQVGFNINVDPAAPGTIQTDDLRLQQILRNLLTNAFKFTKEGTVDLIISRPGVDIVMGRDLKVDTSMAFAVRDDGIGIPEDKQAVIFEAFQQADGSTNRKYGGTGLGLSISRELAKLLGGFIHLESSVDQGSTFTVVIPENHENQTPETQTRENTAPKSKTPIQKPVPEKASKKSDLTDGVSLKSDFIRDDREKLNPGDKVLLVIEDDYKSAQLMRDYSRERGFKCIVAENGETGLHFAEYYLPSAIILDIGLPGIDGWTVMERLKNNSSLSHIPVHFMSASEGTMDAMRMGAIGFLSKPISVEKVDETFANIENIIAKPIKNLLIVEDDPIQSESMKELIGNGDVVTTIVSTGNEAYQKLSEELFDCMVLDLGLEDMSGFELLEKINKNHSLSRIPVIVYTGRELSEKEDKQLRRYTESIIIKGAKSPERLLEESALFLHRVESNLPRDKQKILKMVHAKETVLSEKTVLVADDDIRNVFALSSILEEKGMTVIVARDGVEALEKVKKHKEIDIVLMDIMMPNMDGYEAIKKIRKDVRNKKLPIIALTAKAMKGDRNKCIDAGANDYLAKPVDTDKLVAMLRVWLY encoded by the coding sequence ATGCTAAAATTTAGCGACATCAATATTGGCCCGAAATTGGTCTTTCTATTCATTGTTACCGGAATTATCCCTCTCTGTATCGCAGGTTTTTTCGGCAGTCGAATGGCAATAGATGCACTGATGGATAAATCGTTCAATCAGTTGATCACTGTACAGGAACTCAGGAGAAGTGAACTCCAGAATACGTTCAAAGATCAATACACATCCATTCGAATGATTGCGCAAAACCCCCAAACCATTAAATTTATTAACGACTTGATTTCCGGTCAAGGAAAATTCAGTGGCGGGCCACTTGTGGATTCGGAACAACAAACAAATTCTTATATCCAGTATTTTAAGGAATATAGTAAAATGAGCGGCTACAAAGATCTTATCGTAGTCGACGCGCAAAGCGAAAACGTATTGCTAAGTACTGAAGGAAAAACCCACAGGACCGCTAACTTATTAAGTGGTGAATTCAAACAGTCCGGCCTTGTAAAAGTATTTCAAAAAGTTGTCGAATCCGAAAAGGGAGGCGTTGAAGATTTCGCATCTTATGAACCTTCAGGGGGAATCCAGAGTGCTTTTTACGGAGAACCGGTTTTTGATTCGCAAAAGAAATTAATTGCAGTGATTATTGTTCAGTTGCCACCTTCCTTTTTAACAAATATCATTGAATCAAGAAAAGGAATGGGACAGACGGGTGAATCTTATATCGTCGGCTGGAGCAAAAGAAACCAGCAATTTGAGCTGAGGACGGATCTTCGGACCATGGGAGACGGCAAATATGTTACCGGTGTTGTTCTGGATAGGTTGAATTACTGGGAAGATGCGGTAAAGTACGGCGTCAAGGGAAACCACGGCACATATATTGACAGTGCAGGAAAAAAAGTCCTCGTCGCTTATAACCTTCTGGATGTCAACGGCGTTGAATGGTATCTGATCTCTAAAATTGATAAATTTGAGGTCGAATCCCCGGTTCGGGCTATTATCATAAAGGGACTGGGCATTTCCTCGGTTTTAATTATTTTGATTGGTGTTGCTGCATTCATTATGGCAAAGAAATTTACACGGCCGATTATTGAGGATATGGAATTTGCACAGGCCATTTCAGAAGGAAATTTTGAAAAGAAAATTGAATTGGATCAAAAAGATGAGCTGGGACAACTGGCTGATGCTTTGAATCGGATGGCAAAAGAGCTTTACGAAATTGACTGGATGAAAAACGGAAAAGAAGGGTTGCATGATGCCTTGCGCGGCGAACATGACGATCAGTCACTGGCGCAGCAATTTATTTCTTCCATCGTCAAACACCTTAACGCCCAGATCGGGGCTGTTTATCAGTGCAACGGAAATGATTTAAAGCTGATCGGCAGTTACGCATTTACAGACCGAAAAGGTAATTTCAACCATATTAAAATCGGTGAGGGTATGGTTGGTCAGGCAGCGGCAGAAAGAGAAATGATCAATTTTACGGATGTGGAAGATGATGCACCCAAGATCAATTACGGCGCAGGAGAACGGCCGGCACTCAATTATTTGATTGTCCCGCTGCTTTATCAAGAAGCGCTTTTAGGGGTATTCCTGGTTGGGGCTGTCAATCGTTTTACGCCCCTGCAGCTTGATTTCATCAAACAAAATACGGATAATACAGCGATCCGCATGAATACGGTAAGATCCCAGCAGACGATTAAAGAATTATATGAACAAGCTCAAGAGCAACAGGCGGAACTGGAATTAAAAAACAAAACACTGGAAGCACAAACCCAGAAGCTTAAGGCATCGGAAGCGGAGCTGCAGGCGCAGCAGGAAGAACTTCGCGTTACCAATGAAGAGCTGGCAGAGCAGGCCAATAAATTAAAAGAATCAGAAGCGGAACTTCAGGCCCAGCAGGAAGAGCTCCGCGTCACCAATGAAGAGTTGGAAACCCATGCAAAGACCCTGGAAAAGCAGCAGGAAGAGATGCGTCTGAGAAATGAAGACCTGGAGAATGCCCAGGTCATTATTAAAAATAAGGCAAAGGAAGTTGAAATTGCCAGTAAATATAAATCCGAGTTCCTTGCCAATATGTCCCATGAATTAAGAACCCCGCTGAACAGTATCCTTATCCTCTCCCAGGTTCTATCAAAAAACAAAGAGGAAAACTTGACCCAAAAGCAGATTCAATCGGCGTCAACCATTCATTCATCAGGCAAAGACCTGTTGAACCTGATTAATGAGATTCTTGATCTGTCAAGAATTGAATCCGGCAGGGTTGAAATCATGACAACGGATGTTGAGGTTAAGAACATAGTGAAAGATTTAAACCGGACCTTTAAGGATATTTCTGAACAAAAACAGGTCGGTTTCAATATCAATGTTGATCCGGCGGCACCAGGCACCATTCAAACGGATGATCTCCGCCTCCAGCAGATTTTAAGAAATCTGCTGACAAATGCGTTTAAATTTACAAAAGAGGGCACCGTTGACCTTATTATATCCCGACCGGGGGTGGATATCGTTATGGGCAGGGATCTGAAGGTGGATACGTCGATGGCTTTTGCTGTCAGGGATGACGGCATCGGAATACCGGAAGACAAACAGGCCGTCATTTTTGAAGCGTTCCAGCAGGCAGACGGCAGTACGAACCGGAAGTACGGCGGAACCGGTCTCGGTTTGTCTATTTCAAGAGAACTTGCCAAACTGCTCGGGGGATTTATTCATCTTGAGAGCAGTGTGGATCAGGGCAGCACCTTTACTGTCGTCATTCCCGAAAACCATGAAAATCAGACGCCGGAAACCCAAACCCGGGAAAATACCGCGCCGAAATCAAAGACGCCCATACAAAAACCGGTACCGGAAAAAGCGTCAAAAAAATCGGATCTGACGGACGGCGTGTCTCTCAAGAGTGACTTTATCAGAGATGACAGAGAAAAATTAAACCCTGGGGACAAGGTGCTTCTGGTTATTGAAGATGACTATAAATCAGCCCAACTGATGCGGGATTATTCAAGAGAACGTGGTTTCAAATGCATCGTGGCTGAAAACGGGGAAACCGGACTTCATTTTGCCGAATATTATCTGCCCAGTGCCATTATCCTGGACATTGGACTGCCCGGTATCGACGGCTGGACAGTTATGGAACGACTGAAAAATAATTCCAGCCTGAGTCATATTCCGGTTCATTTCATGTCCGCATCCGAGGGGACTATGGATGCGATGCGCATGGGCGCTATCGGTTTTTTATCCAAACCGATCAGCGTTGAAAAGGTTGACGAAACCTTTGCAAATATTGAAAATATTATTGCCAAACCCATTAAAAATCTTTTAATCGTAGAAGATGATCCGATCCAAAGCGAAAGTATGAAGGAGTTGATTGGCAACGGGGATGTTGTTACGACGATTGTGTCAACCGGGAATGAAGCGTATCAAAAGCTTTCAGAAGAGCTGTTTGACTGCATGGTACTGGACCTTGGCCTGGAAGATATGTCCGGATTTGAACTGCTTGAAAAAATAAATAAAAACCATTCGTTATCCAGGATTCCGGTTATTGTTTACACCGGCAGGGAACTATCAGAGAAAGAAGATAAACAGCTTCGCCGGTATACGGAGAGCATCATTATCAAAGGCGCCAAATCTCCGGAGCGTCTCCTGGAAGAATCTGCCTTGTTCCTGCATCGTGTGGAGTCAAATCTTCCCAGGGATAAACAAAAGATTTTGAAAATGGTGCATGCCAAGGAAACCGTACTGAGTGAAAAAACGGTCCTGGTTGCTGATGACGACATAAGAAATGTTTTTGCGCTTTCAAGTATTCTCGAAGAAAAAGGCATGACGGTGATTGTTGCCCGGGACGGGGTGGAAGCCCTTGAAAAGGTCAAAAAACATAAAGAGATTGATATTGTTTTGATGGATATCATGATGCCGAATATGGATGGTTATGAAGCAATAAAAAAGATCCGCAAAGATGTGAGGAATAAAAAATTGCCCATTATTGCTCTGACCGCCAAGGCCATGAAAGGGGACCGGAATAAATGTATTGATGCAGGCGCCAATGATTATCTGGCAAAACCCGTTGATACGGATAAATTGGTTGCCATGCTCAGAGTCTGGTTATATTAA
- a CDS encoding protein-glutamate O-methyltransferase CheR — protein MISARENIKNEQIEIKLLLEAVSLKYGYDFKNYSFAHLKRRLGNRLNLSDMDNFSQMQHRLIYDESFFNLLLLDLSINVTEMFRDPWVYKKIRETVLPVLKTYPYIKVWHAGCSTGQEVYSMAILLEEEGMKKRAQLYATDFNELILSKAKDGIYPMDVMREYINNYQKSGGKKNFSDYYAADYSHAVIKCGLRDKILFSSHNLVTDGVFGEMNLIFCRNVFIYFNKELQDRVLKLFYDSLCPGGFLCLGTKESIKFCELSDAFEIVCDQEKIYRKRR, from the coding sequence ATGATTAGTGCCAGGGAAAATATTAAAAATGAGCAGATAGAAATTAAGCTGCTGCTTGAGGCAGTCAGCCTGAAATATGGTTATGATTTTAAAAATTATTCTTTTGCACATTTAAAACGCAGGCTTGGAAATCGTCTGAACTTGAGCGATATGGACAATTTTTCACAAATGCAGCATCGTTTAATTTACGATGAGTCCTTTTTTAATTTGCTTTTGCTCGATTTGTCGATCAATGTGACCGAGATGTTCAGAGACCCGTGGGTTTACAAAAAAATCAGGGAGACTGTTCTCCCTGTTTTGAAGACCTATCCATACATTAAGGTCTGGCATGCTGGGTGTTCAACCGGGCAGGAAGTCTATTCAATGGCGATTCTTCTTGAAGAGGAAGGTATGAAAAAAAGAGCCCAGCTGTATGCAACGGATTTTAATGAATTAATTTTATCCAAGGCCAAAGACGGTATCTACCCGATGGATGTGATGCGTGAATATATAAATAATTATCAAAAATCGGGTGGAAAAAAAAATTTTTCAGACTATTATGCTGCTGACTACAGCCATGCAGTTATAAAGTGTGGTCTGAGGGATAAAATCCTTTTTTCATCTCATAATCTGGTTACGGATGGGGTTTTTGGTGAAATGAATCTGATTTTCTGTCGTAACGTGTTTATTTATTTTAACAAAGAGCTTCAGGATAGAGTTCTCAAATTATTTTATGACAGCCTCTGCCCAGGCGGGTTCCTCTGCCTGGGCACAAAGGAAAGCATCAAATTTTGCGAATTATCAGATGCATTTGAAATCGTCTGTGACCAGGAAAAAATATATCGTAAGCGGCGTTAA
- a CDS encoding AAA family ATPase: protein MYNTFFNLREKPFQLVPNPDFLFLGKSHEDALAHLTYAVSQGDGFVKITGEVGTGKTTLCRVFLEKLGSNTEAAFIFNSKVNAIQLLKMVHRELGIKSCAEDPCDLTHDLNTYLLEKKAAGISVILLIDEAQNLAKETLEQLRMLSNLETTRSKLLQIILVGQPELRDLLDDHELRQLKQRINISCHIRPLGRQETLDYISHRISVASNRPQSLFTPSALKGIYAFSKGVPRLINIICDRALLVAYSRQRKKVSARHVTAAVRELESVNSRQRVFWKYSPRKVAAAAFAALILITAAYMLYANGIFNRHKTVLNTKSETNSSQNPSEINPSLAIQNNKVAPARIVKPVSEPSLSPEPDLAMVVGPLQAPAVHPVEATGTPPQLPPLEGGDVRETLLGIQSAIKRKEAFGYLSTLWKKPVPEKLAVLDGQIASNDYFFKIAAARSGLKLLTLDTDLRKALKLNLPVIFEYRISFQYEKGFAGIEAVTPDNHCILFTGAGQQKYKVPMAELLPFLNGKMYIAWEDGLGANRIISDNGPKDAVITLKLLLSELGFPMQNFSPAYDTYVQDALRQVQNEAGIAQDGIAGPETRIALLRKSRGDGVPQLSASPLNHLNR from the coding sequence ATGTATAATACCTTTTTTAATCTCAGGGAAAAACCGTTTCAACTAGTCCCTAATCCAGACTTCTTATTTTTAGGTAAAAGCCATGAAGACGCCCTGGCCCATCTGACCTATGCCGTCTCACAGGGAGACGGATTTGTCAAAATCACAGGGGAGGTCGGCACCGGTAAAACCACCCTTTGCCGGGTGTTCCTTGAGAAACTGGGCTCGAACACGGAAGCCGCCTTTATCTTCAACTCCAAGGTCAATGCAATCCAGCTTTTAAAAATGGTTCACCGGGAGCTGGGAATTAAAAGTTGTGCCGAAGACCCGTGTGATCTCACCCATGACCTGAACACCTATCTCCTGGAAAAAAAGGCCGCCGGCATATCGGTCATTCTTCTCATTGATGAAGCACAGAATCTGGCCAAAGAGACCCTGGAACAGCTGAGGATGCTCTCCAACCTGGAAACCACACGAAGTAAACTGCTACAGATCATCCTGGTGGGTCAGCCCGAACTACGGGATCTATTGGACGACCATGAGCTGCGGCAATTAAAGCAAAGAATTAACATCAGCTGTCACATCCGCCCCCTGGGCCGCCAAGAAACCCTGGACTATATTTCCCACCGAATCAGCGTAGCCTCCAACCGGCCCCAATCTTTGTTCACCCCTTCGGCCCTGAAAGGGATTTATGCATTTTCCAAAGGGGTGCCCCGGCTTATCAACATCATATGCGACCGTGCCCTGCTGGTTGCCTACAGCCGGCAAAGGAAAAAAGTGAGTGCCCGCCATGTCACCGCCGCTGTCCGGGAACTGGAGTCTGTAAATTCACGGCAGCGGGTTTTCTGGAAATACAGTCCCCGGAAAGTTGCCGCAGCGGCCTTTGCCGCTCTGATCCTCATCACGGCAGCTTATATGCTATACGCCAACGGAATCTTTAACCGGCATAAAACGGTTTTAAACACCAAATCTGAAACAAATTCGTCACAGAACCCCTCAGAAATCAATCCCAGCCTGGCGATTCAAAATAACAAGGTGGCCCCGGCGCGAATCGTAAAACCGGTTTCGGAACCGTCCCTCAGCCCCGAACCGGACTTGGCAATGGTGGTGGGACCACTGCAGGCTCCTGCTGTGCACCCGGTTGAAGCGACCGGGACCCCACCGCAGCTTCCTCCTCTTGAAGGGGGGGACGTCCGGGAAACCTTATTGGGTATCCAAAGTGCCATCAAAAGAAAGGAAGCCTTTGGCTACCTATCCACCCTGTGGAAAAAGCCCGTACCGGAAAAACTGGCGGTGCTGGATGGACAGATCGCCTCCAACGATTATTTTTTTAAAATAGCCGCCGCCAGAAGCGGCCTGAAACTGCTCACCCTGGACACCGATCTGCGAAAGGCTCTGAAACTGAATCTTCCCGTCATTTTTGAATACAGAATCTCTTTCCAGTATGAAAAAGGATTTGCAGGTATTGAAGCCGTAACCCCCGACAACCACTGCATCCTCTTTACCGGTGCCGGACAACAAAAATATAAGGTGCCAATGGCGGAACTGCTCCCGTTTCTGAACGGGAAAATGTATATTGCATGGGAAGACGGACTTGGGGCAAACCGCATCATAAGCGACAATGGACCAAAAGATGCTGTCATTACACTGAAACTGCTGTTATCTGAACTGGGATTCCCCATGCAAAATTTCTCCCCGGCTTACGACACGTATGTCCAGGATGCCCTGAGGCAAGTTCAAAATGAGGCCGGGATTGCCCAGGACGGTATTGCAGGCCCGGAGACCCGGATCGCCTTGCTCCGGAAAAGCAGGGGAGATGGGGTCCCCCAGCTATCAGCCTCCCCTCTTAACCATTTAAACCGATAA
- a CDS encoding general secretion pathway protein GspB, translating into MSTILKALEQAEKESRQHTTPPSFDSGLNEVGSPKEAALFIPRRVILISLILLIGGISFVYLRSPSQEKAEQPAPAPVQKKEFTSLEEPPRPIVIKPLSPAPKPPLTVEKTAPPAPPRPSTPERPKAPPVPEPAATPVMAKSSTAPEIPLLKDQSLKIQAISWDQDPTNRITVINNSILNEGDAIQGFQVLRIEKEAVLLNGNGRNYRLKFRYR; encoded by the coding sequence ATGAGCACAATCCTGAAAGCCCTGGAACAGGCAGAAAAAGAAAGCAGGCAGCATACCACCCCGCCCTCCTTTGACAGCGGGCTCAATGAGGTGGGGAGCCCCAAAGAGGCCGCCCTCTTTATCCCGCGGCGGGTCATACTCATTTCCCTTATCCTGCTTATTGGCGGGATCTCATTTGTCTATTTGCGCTCCCCTTCCCAGGAAAAGGCCGAGCAACCCGCCCCTGCTCCGGTGCAAAAAAAAGAGTTCACATCACTGGAGGAACCACCCCGGCCCATCGTTATCAAGCCGTTGTCGCCGGCACCCAAGCCGCCCCTAACGGTAGAAAAAACTGCGCCGCCGGCCCCACCACGACCCAGCACACCCGAAAGGCCTAAAGCCCCTCCAGTACCGGAACCGGCCGCTACGCCAGTGATGGCAAAATCATCGACCGCCCCGGAAATTCCTTTGTTAAAAGACCAGTCCCTGAAAATTCAGGCCATTTCTTGGGACCAGGACCCCACAAACCGTATCACCGTCATCAATAACAGTATTCTAAACGAAGGGGATGCCATCCAGGGGTTCCAAGTCCTCCGCATCGAAAAGGAAGCTGTTCTTTTAAATGGCAATGGAAGGAATTACCGCCTGAAATTCCGCTACCGGTAA